The Lycium ferocissimum isolate CSIRO_LF1 chromosome 10, AGI_CSIRO_Lferr_CH_V1, whole genome shotgun sequence genome window below encodes:
- the LOC132034710 gene encoding E3 ubiquitin-protein ligase PUB24-like translates to MENIEVPEYFICPISLQIMKDPVTAITGITYDRESIERWLFKNPNNNVICPVTKVPVPRDSDLTPNHTLRRLIQAWCIANGSNGVDRILTPKPPLSKFYILNLVHDLSVTSTKVKTLEKLELLAKENERYKTYMVEAGVHKALINFLIKCYKKCDTNGLEKTLSTLSLIWDLSSCNETKVENHEEVLIDSITWALGLDHRDMQNHAVIKNHAMNLLRSIIGKVNSSTLERLKPQLFEKIIGFLRDSSDSAITIAQKGVNAALHVMLDMSTSRRNRNMMIESRTIFELIELELKLFLSNKKTIELIFGILFNLCSCADGRAQLLSHAAGIAMITKRILKVSPAIDEKGMLILCLISKYSATSGVLQEMLKVKTVSKICTVIQADCPSFLKDKAMEILRSHFAVWRNSPCVELATLTRYP, encoded by the coding sequence atggaaaatattgaagttcctgAGTATTTCATTTGTCCAATTTCTCTACAAATCATGAAAGATCCTGTTACAGCCATTACAGGAATCACCTATGATCGCGAAAGCATCGAACGTTGGCTTTTCAAGAACCCTAATAATAACGTCATTTGTCCGGTCACGAAGGTACCTGTGCCACGAGACTCTGACCTAACACCAAATCATACTCTCCGCCGTCTGATTCAAGCATGGTGCATAGCAAATGGATCCAATGGTGTTGATCGGATCTTGACTCCGAAGCCTCCATTAAGCAAATTCTACATCCTCAACCTCGTGCATGACCTATCGGTCACCAGCACGAAGGTTAAGACATTAGAGAAGTTGGAGTTATTGGCTAAGGAGAACGAGAGATACAAGACATACATGGTTGAAGCTGGTGTTCATAAAGCcctaattaatttcttgatcaaatGTTACAAGAAATGTGACACAAATGGTCTTGAAAAAACCCTTAGTACACTTTCCTTGATTTGGGATTTATCATCTTGTAATGAAACTAAGGTCGAAAATCACGAAGAGGTATTAATAGATTCAATAACGTGGGCGTTAGGTCTTGATCATCGCGACATGCAGAACCATGCAGTGATTAAGAACCACGCTATGAACTTGTTGAGATCTATCATTGGAAAGGTGAATTCGAGCACATTGGAGAGACTAAAACCCCAACTATTCGAGAAAATAATTGGGTTTTTACGTGATAGTAGTGATAGTGCTATTACCATCGCGCAAAAAGGGGTTAATGCTGCTTTGCATGTCATGCTAGATATGAGTACTTCTCGTAGAAATCGTAACATGATGATTGAATCAAGGACAATTTTCGAGCTCATTGAGCTCGAactcaaattatttttatcaaataaaaagACCATAGAGCTCATTTTTGGAATATTATTCAATTTATGTTCATGTGCTGATGGGAGAGCACAACTTTTAAGTCATGCTGCTGGAATTGCTATGATTACAAAGAGGATTTTGAAAGTGTCTCCCGCTATAGATGAAAAAGGCATGTTGATTCTTTGTTTGATTTCAAAATATTCAGCAACAAGTGGAGTTCTTCAAGAGATGTTGAAAGTCAAAACTGTGTCAAAGATTTGCACTGTGATCCAAGCTGATTGTCCTTCATTTTTGAAGGATAAAGCAATGGAAATACTAAGAAGTCATTTTGCTGTTTGGAGGAATTCACCTTGTGTTGAACTCGCTACCTTAACAAGGTATCCTTAA
- the LOC132032808 gene encoding BTB/POZ domain-containing protein At3g05675 isoform X1, producing MEIAPNELKTPSKIGDRPTSDVVVRLRTQDGRDDWLYCHSHILVEESKYFADRLSDSWPTCQILDSRNCVEVYCEEPDLDSHVNVLRLLYVVADGLMTEICHGVKNALGILRVAVKLGCPRVIAVCVDYLEAVPWEEAEEEEILNTIPGMGSNAEPVLARLQPVNPTAVMKIFLAALQFATSSPPSPLNDLKNTAQEQLEYMLTEDDDAPLLTADEEIKLEVMRCVKNLFDRFKSLVESLLCDLQESILDLGKMQSLHSYLTDLLWACQILGKLEIIRDFVCSWTELSVKVLTIVQQKDAENQILKTKLKVLEVTTKVLEAVGHGVVVLPTVKRLHMVKLWLPFVRTVKPLVDSVTETEDDITLKVDSDIWQSLESAFVAIILTLPSVDQTDILTEWFENQQIWYPDLTEAFEVWCYRSKVAKRRLTTLGEEHNMAKADLWRVRAT from the exons ATGGAGATAGCC CCTAATGAATTGAAGACACCAAGCAAGATCGGAGATAGACCAACCAGTGATGTTGTTGTAAGACTTAGAACACAGGACGGCCGCGATGATTGGCTTTACTGCCATTCACATATTCTGGTCGAAGAGAGCAAATATTTTGCTGATCGGTTATCGGATAGTTGGCCGACATGTCAGATTCTCGATTCACGCAATTGTGTTGAGGTTTACTGTGAAGAACCCGACTTGGACTCCCATGTCAATGTCCTTCGACTCCTTTATGTCGTTGCAGATGGCTTAATGACGGAAATTTGCCACGGTGTCAAGAATGCACTTGGCATTTTGCGAGTTGCTGTCAAGCTCGGATGCCCGAGAGTTATTGCAGTTTGTGTGGATTATTTGGAAGCAGTCCCGTGGGAGGAGGCGGAAGAGGAGGAGATATTAAATACTATACCAG GCATGGGATCTAATGCGGAACCGGTACTTGCTCGCCTCCAACCAGTCAATCCTACTGCAGTAATGAAGATTTTTCTCGCAGCACTTCAATTTGCCACGTCATCGCCTCCTTCACCTTTAAATGATCTGAAAAACACTGCTCAAGAACAGCTCGAATACATGCTTACCGAGGACGATGATGCTCCTTTACTGACTGCCGATGAAGAAATAAAGCTAGAAGTCATGCGATGTGTCAAGAACCTGTTCGATAGATTTAAAAGCCTTGTAGAATCTCTACTGTGTGACCTCCAAGAATCGATTTTGGATCTGGGGAAAATGCAATCGTTGCATTCTTACTTAACAGATTTGTTATGGGCGTGTCAGATATTAGGGAAGCTGGAGATTATTCGAGATTTTGTTTGCAGCTGGACGGAGTTGTCGGTGAAAGTACTAACAATCGTTCAACAAAAAGATGCAGAAAATCAAATTCTAAAGACGAAGTTGAAGGTTCTCGAGGTGACAACAAAAGTATTAGAAGCAGTAGGACATGGCGTAGTTGTGTTACCTACAGTAAAACGACTTCACATGGTGAAGCTCTGGCTTCCTTTTGTCCGGACCGTGAAGCCTTTAGTCGATTCTGTCACGGAAACCGAGGATGATATCACATTAAAAGTTGATAGCGACATCTGGCAATCGTTGGAGTCGGCATTTGTTGCTATTATACTTACATTGCCATCAGTCGATCAGACAGACATTTTAACGGAGTGGTTCGAAAATCAGCAGATTTGGTATCCAGACCTAACCGAGGCATTTGAAGTATGGTGTTATCGGTCCAAGGTTGCCAAGCGAAGGCTGACAACACTTGGTGAAGAGCACAATATGGCTAAGGCA GATCTTTGGAGAGTTCGAGCAACATAG
- the LOC132032808 gene encoding BTB/POZ domain-containing protein At3g05675 isoform X2, with the protein MEIAPNELKTPSKIGDRPTSDVVVRLRTQDGRDDWLYCHSHILVEESKYFADRLSDSWPTCQILDSRNCVEVYCEEPDLDSHVNVLRLLYVVADGLMTEICHGVKNALGILRVAVKLGCPRVIAVCVDYLEAVPWEEAEEEEILNTIPGMGSNAEPVLARLQPVNPTAVMKIFLAALQFATSSPPSPLNDLKNTAQEQLEYMLTEDDDAPLLTADEEIKLEVMRCVKNLFDRFKSLVESLLCDLQESILDLGKMQSLHSYLTDLLWACQILGKLEIIRDFVCSWTELSVKVLTIVQQKDAENQILKTKLKVLEVTTKVLEAVGHGVVVLPTVKRLHMVKLWLPFVRTVKPLVDSVTETEDDITLKVDSDIWQSLESAFVAIILTLPSVDQTDILTEWFENQQIWYPDLTEAFEVWCYRSKVAKRRLTTLGEEHNMAKAV; encoded by the exons ATGGAGATAGCC CCTAATGAATTGAAGACACCAAGCAAGATCGGAGATAGACCAACCAGTGATGTTGTTGTAAGACTTAGAACACAGGACGGCCGCGATGATTGGCTTTACTGCCATTCACATATTCTGGTCGAAGAGAGCAAATATTTTGCTGATCGGTTATCGGATAGTTGGCCGACATGTCAGATTCTCGATTCACGCAATTGTGTTGAGGTTTACTGTGAAGAACCCGACTTGGACTCCCATGTCAATGTCCTTCGACTCCTTTATGTCGTTGCAGATGGCTTAATGACGGAAATTTGCCACGGTGTCAAGAATGCACTTGGCATTTTGCGAGTTGCTGTCAAGCTCGGATGCCCGAGAGTTATTGCAGTTTGTGTGGATTATTTGGAAGCAGTCCCGTGGGAGGAGGCGGAAGAGGAGGAGATATTAAATACTATACCAG GCATGGGATCTAATGCGGAACCGGTACTTGCTCGCCTCCAACCAGTCAATCCTACTGCAGTAATGAAGATTTTTCTCGCAGCACTTCAATTTGCCACGTCATCGCCTCCTTCACCTTTAAATGATCTGAAAAACACTGCTCAAGAACAGCTCGAATACATGCTTACCGAGGACGATGATGCTCCTTTACTGACTGCCGATGAAGAAATAAAGCTAGAAGTCATGCGATGTGTCAAGAACCTGTTCGATAGATTTAAAAGCCTTGTAGAATCTCTACTGTGTGACCTCCAAGAATCGATTTTGGATCTGGGGAAAATGCAATCGTTGCATTCTTACTTAACAGATTTGTTATGGGCGTGTCAGATATTAGGGAAGCTGGAGATTATTCGAGATTTTGTTTGCAGCTGGACGGAGTTGTCGGTGAAAGTACTAACAATCGTTCAACAAAAAGATGCAGAAAATCAAATTCTAAAGACGAAGTTGAAGGTTCTCGAGGTGACAACAAAAGTATTAGAAGCAGTAGGACATGGCGTAGTTGTGTTACCTACAGTAAAACGACTTCACATGGTGAAGCTCTGGCTTCCTTTTGTCCGGACCGTGAAGCCTTTAGTCGATTCTGTCACGGAAACCGAGGATGATATCACATTAAAAGTTGATAGCGACATCTGGCAATCGTTGGAGTCGGCATTTGTTGCTATTATACTTACATTGCCATCAGTCGATCAGACAGACATTTTAACGGAGTGGTTCGAAAATCAGCAGATTTGGTATCCAGACCTAACCGAGGCATTTGAAGTATGGTGTTATCGGTCCAAGGTTGCCAAGCGAAGGCTGACAACACTTGGTGAAGAGCACAATATGGCTAAGGCAGTATGA